One genomic segment of Candidatus Binatus sp. includes these proteins:
- the gyrB gene encoding DNA topoisomerase (ATP-hydrolyzing) subunit B, whose amino-acid sequence MTNKVISDGYGAESIKVLEGLEAVRKRPGMYIGDTAERGLHHLVTEIVDNSVDETLAGFCSEIDVVILSDSRLSVEDNGRGIPVDMHPTEKRSALEVVHTVLHAGGKFESGAYKVSGGLHGVGASVVNALSEEFEVEVHKNGKIYFQRYERGIPMMKVEERGATKKTGTKTTFSPDPKIFPEIKFKYEVIARYLREMAYLNAGLRIKLTDEPNRKIEEFHFEGGIAEYVATLTKNNEPLHDVIFFKGVRDNVDVEVALQWTDAVHEVIFTYANNIHTGEGGTHLSGFKSALTRTINIYATKNNLFKNKDMRLEGDDTREGLAAIVSIKLGNPQFEGQTKTKLGNSEVEGIVSGLVNEKLGEYLEKTPPVAKRIVARAIEAATAREAARKAKELVRRKGALDSGSLPGKLADCQERDPARAELFIVEGDSAGGSAKGARDRRTQAILPLFGKVLNVERARIDKVLSSEKLRVLISALGMGVANEKDLSKLRYHKIVIMTDADVDGSHIRTLWLTFFFRQFIEIIENGYLYVAQPPLFRAKKGKNERYLKDEAALEDYLTDLGSEAVTLEAGKGKDAREYKGAPLKALVRKALYLERMYEGLERRSKERPIVAALATLANDKTITDESFESEKAAEQMAAAIHKESKDANLIYRIEPDGEAHFRAVFTHTQNGARPPTIVDLTLLRSGELREIRRVGPELETIKAPYNLKIGETQSTAETTKAMADAVLAAGNKGVEIQRYKGLGEMNPEQLWATTMNPETRSMLKMQISSREEAEETFSKLMGDQVEPRRLFIEENALNTRTLDI is encoded by the coding sequence ATGACAAACAAAGTTATTTCTGACGGCTATGGCGCCGAGTCCATCAAGGTTCTCGAAGGACTCGAAGCGGTTCGCAAACGCCCTGGAATGTATATCGGCGACACCGCCGAACGCGGGCTTCATCACCTGGTCACCGAGATCGTCGATAACTCCGTTGACGAAACGCTGGCCGGCTTTTGCAGCGAAATCGACGTCGTAATTTTGAGCGATAGCCGCCTCTCGGTCGAAGACAATGGGCGCGGTATCCCGGTCGATATGCATCCCACGGAAAAGCGCTCGGCGCTCGAGGTGGTGCATACGGTGCTTCACGCGGGCGGCAAATTCGAGAGTGGCGCGTATAAGGTTTCCGGCGGATTGCACGGCGTCGGCGCGTCAGTCGTCAATGCGCTCAGCGAAGAATTCGAAGTCGAAGTTCACAAGAACGGCAAGATCTATTTCCAGCGCTACGAGCGCGGAATTCCGATGATGAAGGTCGAGGAGCGCGGCGCGACGAAGAAGACCGGCACCAAAACCACGTTTTCGCCCGACCCGAAGATTTTTCCGGAGATCAAATTCAAATACGAAGTCATCGCGCGCTATCTGCGCGAGATGGCGTATCTGAACGCCGGCCTCAGAATCAAACTCACCGACGAGCCGAATCGCAAGATCGAGGAATTTCACTTCGAGGGCGGTATCGCGGAATACGTCGCGACGCTGACCAAGAATAACGAACCGCTGCACGACGTGATCTTCTTCAAGGGCGTGCGCGACAACGTCGATGTCGAAGTGGCGCTGCAATGGACCGACGCGGTGCACGAGGTGATCTTTACCTACGCGAACAATATTCACACCGGCGAAGGCGGGACCCATCTGTCGGGATTCAAATCCGCGCTGACGCGCACCATCAACATTTACGCAACCAAGAACAATCTATTCAAGAACAAGGACATGCGGCTCGAGGGCGACGATACGCGCGAAGGTCTCGCCGCGATCGTAAGCATCAAGCTCGGCAATCCGCAGTTCGAAGGCCAGACCAAGACCAAGCTCGGCAACTCGGAAGTCGAGGGAATCGTCTCGGGGCTGGTCAACGAAAAGCTCGGCGAGTACCTGGAGAAAACTCCACCGGTCGCCAAACGGATCGTGGCGCGAGCGATCGAAGCCGCCACGGCGCGCGAGGCGGCCCGCAAGGCGAAGGAGCTGGTCCGGCGCAAAGGTGCGCTCGATTCGGGATCGTTGCCGGGCAAGCTCGCGGATTGCCAGGAGCGCGACCCCGCGCGCGCCGAGCTGTTCATCGTCGAGGGCGATTCGGCAGGCGGTTCGGCCAAGGGTGCGCGCGATCGGCGGACGCAGGCAATCCTGCCGCTATTCGGCAAAGTGCTGAACGTCGAGCGCGCGCGGATCGACAAGGTGCTCTCGTCGGAGAAGCTGCGGGTGTTGATTTCCGCGCTCGGGATGGGAGTCGCGAACGAAAAAGATCTGAGCAAGCTGCGCTATCACAAGATTGTGATCATGACCGACGCCGACGTGGACGGATCGCACATCCGGACGCTGTGGCTGACGTTCTTCTTCCGGCAGTTTATCGAGATTATCGAAAATGGATATCTCTACGTCGCGCAGCCGCCGCTGTTCCGCGCGAAGAAGGGCAAGAACGAGCGCTATCTCAAGGACGAAGCGGCGCTCGAAGATTATCTCACCGACCTTGGATCGGAGGCCGTCACGCTCGAAGCGGGCAAGGGCAAGGATGCGCGCGAATACAAAGGCGCCCCGTTGAAGGCGCTGGTCCGCAAGGCGCTCTATCTCGAACGGATGTATGAGGGACTTGAGCGCCGCTCGAAGGAACGCCCAATTGTGGCCGCGCTGGCGACGCTGGCGAACGACAAAACGATCACCGACGAGAGCTTCGAGTCGGAAAAAGCTGCGGAGCAAATGGCCGCGGCGATTCACAAGGAATCGAAGGACGCCAACCTGATCTATCGTATCGAGCCCGACGGTGAGGCGCATTTCCGCGCCGTGTTCACGCATACGCAGAATGGCGCCAGGCCGCCGACCATCGTCGATCTGACGCTGCTGCGGTCTGGCGAATTGCGCGAGATTCGCCGCGTCGGCCCCGAACTCGAAACGATCAAGGCGCCTTACAATTTGAAAATCGGCGAGACGCAGTCAACCGCCGAGACGACCAAGGCGATGGCCGACGCAGTGCTCGCGGCGGGCAACAAGGGCGTCGAAATTCAGCGCTACAAAGGACTCGGCGAGATGAATCCGGAGCAACTGTGGGCGACCACGATGAATCCGGAAACGCGCTCGATGCTCAAAATGCAGATTTCATCGCGCGAAGAAGCCGAGGAAACTTTCTCGAAGTTGATGGGCGATCAGGTAGAGCCGCGCCGCCTTTTCATCGAGGAAAATGCACTCAACACTCGCACCCTCGACATCTGA
- the gyrA gene encoding DNA gyrase subunit A: MAEPNGTEPHRNEPTLLNIEDDMRQSYLDYAMSVNIGRALPQIRDGLKPVHRRILYAMFREGLLANRRYSKCAGVVGEVLKHYHPHGDMSVYDALVRMAQPFSLRYPLIDGQGNFGSVDGDPPAAYRYTECRLTRLAERMLADIDKDTVDFVDNYDGSFLEPDILPSQFPNLLVNGSDGIAVGMATNIPPHNLTEVIDALAKLIEKPSVTLEEILDIIPGPDFPTGGQLLGKASIRQAYLTGRGSLIMRALAAIETDKRSSRASIIVREIPYQVNKARLIERMAELVNDKRIEGISDLRDESDRDGMRIVIELKRDAEPRIVLNQLYKLTQMQQSYGIILLGIHEGRPKEMNLLQMLQAFLEHRKIVLTRRTRFELKEAEARLHILDGLLIALINLDAVIALIRKSKDAETARSGLMGQFSLTQIQAQAILDLTLRRLTSLERDKIETEHKETVALIGRLKKILSDEKELLKLIAGELEDIKKEFGDARRTQIVEAEGDFSIEDLIVEEDNLVTITHGGYIKRTPLSLYRTQKRGGRGKIGATTTEEDFVEHLERVSTHDRLLFFTSAGKVYQLKAYELPEGGRAAKGRSIANLLSLANDETLAAFIPAPRESEGKFVFFSTRRGRVKKTALDEYENIRRNGIIAINLEDGDTLVDVRITDGNQQIVLSTRDGQAIRFKEEEARPMGRATAGVGGMELESRTLKDGKTVTLIEDEVVSMSTVRDDETLLTMSELGYGKRTPASDYRLTHRGGKGVITMHVTEKTGPVISVRQVGIDDQMMLITDSGKVIRLAVKGVRITGRNAQGVHMVRLEGDERVRAVAKLLEGDDEYSNGNGADDESEE, from the coding sequence ATGGCTGAACCCAACGGTACCGAACCCCATCGCAACGAACCGACGCTCTTAAATATCGAAGACGACATGCGGCAGTCCTATCTGGACTACGCGATGTCGGTGAATATCGGGCGCGCGCTGCCGCAAATTCGTGACGGCCTGAAGCCGGTGCATCGCCGGATTCTGTACGCGATGTTCCGCGAGGGATTGCTCGCCAATCGGCGCTACTCGAAGTGCGCGGGCGTCGTCGGCGAAGTGCTGAAGCATTATCATCCGCACGGTGACATGTCGGTGTACGACGCGCTGGTCCGGATGGCGCAGCCGTTCAGCCTGCGTTATCCGCTGATCGATGGCCAGGGAAATTTCGGCTCCGTCGATGGCGATCCGCCGGCTGCGTATCGATACACCGAATGCCGGTTGACGCGACTGGCCGAGCGAATGCTGGCCGATATCGACAAGGACACCGTCGATTTCGTCGATAATTACGACGGGTCTTTTCTCGAGCCCGATATTTTGCCGTCGCAGTTTCCGAATCTGCTGGTCAACGGCTCCGATGGTATCGCGGTCGGGATGGCGACCAACATTCCGCCGCACAACCTGACCGAAGTTATCGACGCGTTGGCCAAGCTAATCGAGAAGCCGAGCGTCACGCTCGAGGAAATTCTCGACATCATTCCCGGTCCCGATTTTCCGACTGGCGGGCAGTTGCTCGGCAAGGCGTCGATTCGCCAGGCCTATCTGACGGGGCGCGGCTCGCTCATCATGCGGGCGCTGGCCGCGATCGAAACCGACAAGCGCAGTTCGCGCGCCTCGATCATCGTGCGCGAGATTCCGTACCAGGTGAACAAGGCCCGGCTGATCGAGCGGATGGCCGAGCTGGTGAACGACAAGCGTATCGAGGGCATCAGCGATCTGCGCGACGAATCCGATCGCGATGGGATGCGAATCGTGATCGAGCTCAAGCGCGACGCGGAGCCGCGCATCGTGCTGAATCAGCTCTACAAGCTGACGCAGATGCAGCAGAGCTACGGCATCATCCTGCTCGGGATTCACGAAGGCCGGCCGAAGGAGATGAATCTCCTGCAGATGCTGCAGGCGTTTCTCGAGCATCGCAAAATCGTGCTCACGCGGCGCACGCGCTTTGAATTGAAGGAAGCGGAGGCGCGCCTCCACATCCTCGACGGGCTGCTGATCGCGCTCATAAATCTCGACGCCGTGATCGCGCTGATTCGCAAATCCAAGGATGCGGAGACGGCGCGCTCGGGCCTGATGGGGCAATTCTCGCTGACGCAGATTCAGGCGCAGGCGATCCTCGATTTGACGCTCCGCCGGCTGACTTCGCTCGAGCGCGACAAGATCGAGACCGAGCACAAGGAAACGGTCGCGCTGATCGGGCGGCTCAAAAAAATCCTCTCGGATGAAAAAGAGCTGCTCAAGCTAATCGCCGGCGAGCTTGAAGACATCAAGAAAGAATTCGGCGATGCGCGCCGCACCCAGATCGTCGAAGCCGAAGGTGATTTTTCGATCGAGGATTTGATTGTAGAAGAAGACAACCTCGTCACTATCACGCACGGCGGGTACATCAAGCGCACGCCACTCTCGCTCTATCGCACGCAGAAACGCGGCGGGCGCGGCAAGATCGGCGCAACCACGACCGAAGAAGATTTCGTCGAACATCTCGAGCGCGTCTCGACCCACGACCGCCTGCTGTTCTTCACCAGCGCGGGCAAGGTTTACCAGCTCAAGGCCTACGAACTGCCCGAGGGCGGGCGCGCCGCGAAGGGCCGCTCGATCGCGAACCTGCTGAGCCTCGCTAACGACGAGACACTTGCCGCGTTCATCCCGGCGCCGCGCGAGTCCGAGGGCAAATTCGTGTTTTTCTCGACGCGCCGCGGCCGCGTGAAAAAGACCGCGCTCGACGAATACGAGAATATCCGCCGCAACGGGATCATCGCGATCAACCTCGAAGACGGCGACACCTTGGTGGACGTGCGCATCACGGACGGCAATCAGCAGATCGTATTGTCCACGCGCGACGGCCAGGCGATTCGATTCAAGGAGGAAGAAGCGCGCCCGATGGGCCGCGCCACCGCTGGCGTGGGCGGGATGGAACTGGAATCGCGCACGCTCAAGGATGGCAAGACCGTCACGCTGATCGAAGACGAAGTGGTTTCGATGTCCACGGTGCGCGATGACGAAACATTGCTCACGATGTCGGAACTCGGCTACGGCAAGCGCACTCCCGCCTCGGACTACCGTCTGACTCATCGCGGCGGCAAAGGCGTGATCACCATGCACGTCACCGAAAAAACCGGCCCGGTGATCAGCGTGCGCCAGGTCGGCATCGACGATCAGATGATGCTGATCACCGATAGCGGCAAAGTGATTCGTCTAGCCGTGAAGGGCGTGCGAATCACCGGCCGTAACGCGCAGGGCGTGCATATGGTGCGGCTCGAGGGCGATGAACGCGTGCGCGCCGTCGCAAAACTCTTGGAAGGCGACGACGAATACAGCAACGGCAACGGCGCCGACGACGAATCGGAGGAATAG
- a CDS encoding alanine--glyoxylate aminotransferase family protein codes for MADQFPELRPAARILLGPGPSNVHPRVMKAMVSPVVGHLDPDFVKVMEDIKRMLRIVFRTSNEITFPVSGTGSAGMETVMANLLEDGDEAVVGVHGAFGSRLAEVASRLGAKVHKVEADWGRIIEPAQIEAALKAAKKPKLVAIVHAETSTGIHQPIEEISKLAHRYGAMMAIDAVTSLGCVPVEIDQWEIDACYSCTQKGIGAPPGLSPVTFSARAMAAIKQRKSKCRSWYFDVGLIEQYWGPDRLYHHTAPITMNYALYEALRIVIEEGLEKRWRRHRANAAAFQAGARAMGLELAAQEGYRLPQLSTIAVPAGIDEMKVRAELLRLFNIEIAAGLGPLKGKIWRVGLMGEGSRRENVMLILNALEEILGSMGFEISRGRALSAADRAYVAEGLGAGEPPSGD; via the coding sequence TTGGCGGATCAATTTCCAGAACTCAGGCCGGCGGCGCGCATCCTGCTCGGCCCCGGTCCCTCGAACGTTCATCCCCGCGTGATGAAAGCGATGGTGTCGCCGGTGGTCGGCCATCTCGATCCGGATTTCGTCAAGGTGATGGAGGACATCAAGCGCATGCTGCGCATCGTCTTCCGCACCAGCAACGAGATCACGTTTCCAGTGTCGGGCACCGGTTCCGCCGGGATGGAAACCGTGATGGCGAACCTGCTCGAGGACGGCGACGAAGCCGTGGTCGGCGTGCACGGCGCGTTCGGCAGCCGGCTCGCGGAAGTCGCGTCGAGGCTCGGCGCGAAGGTGCACAAGGTCGAGGCCGATTGGGGACGCATCATCGAGCCGGCGCAAATCGAAGCCGCGCTCAAGGCCGCGAAGAAACCAAAGCTGGTCGCGATCGTTCACGCTGAAACTTCGACCGGGATACATCAGCCGATCGAGGAAATATCCAAGCTGGCGCATCGCTACGGCGCGATGATGGCGATCGACGCGGTCACGTCGCTCGGATGCGTGCCGGTCGAAATCGATCAGTGGGAAATCGACGCTTGCTATAGCTGCACGCAGAAGGGCATCGGCGCGCCGCCGGGTCTCTCGCCGGTGACGTTCAGCGCGCGCGCGATGGCGGCGATCAAGCAGCGCAAGAGCAAGTGCCGCTCGTGGTACTTCGATGTCGGCTTGATCGAGCAATACTGGGGGCCGGACCGGCTCTACCATCATACGGCGCCGATCACGATGAACTACGCGTTGTACGAAGCGCTGCGCATCGTGATCGAAGAAGGACTGGAGAAGCGATGGCGGCGGCATCGCGCGAACGCGGCGGCATTTCAGGCGGGAGCGCGCGCGATGGGACTCGAACTCGCCGCGCAGGAAGGATATCGACTGCCGCAGCTATCGACGATCGCGGTGCCGGCCGGGATCGATGAAATGAAAGTGCGCGCGGAATTGTTGCGGCTGTTCAATATCGAGATCGCGGCGGGGCTTGGACCGCTCAAGGGCAAGATTTGGCGCGTCGGTTTGATGGGCGAAGGATCGCGGCGCGAAAACGTGATGCTGATCCTGAACGCGCTCGAGGAGATTCTCGGCTCGATGGGATTCGAGATCTCGCGCGGACGCGCGCTCTCCGCAGCGGACCGGGCATACGTCGCCGAAGGACTCGGCGCCGGCGAGCCACCCAGCGGAGACTGA
- a CDS encoding FAD-binding oxidoreductase yields MNAIDPTLLEELRAILGSEAIVSRATELKVYECDGWTVEKSSPDVLLMPSTTAQLSAVMAALSRRNVAFVPRGAGTGLSGGCLPLNAPAMICTSKMNRILGIDYDNRRVEVESGVVNLHVTNAVKARGYFYAPDPSSQVACTIGGNIAENSGGPHTLKNGVTTNHVLALELVLPDGEIVELGGPTEERCGYDLVGAVVGAEGTTGIVARATLRLTREPENHRTLLASFPDVDTATRAVSMIIASGILPGALEMMDQLIIRAVEDAFHVGLPADAGAVLIIELDGLEAGLSASADAVAQMTQSCGATSVKLASDEAERALLWKARKRAFGAVGRLAPNYATQDGVVPRTCLPQILRVITAVSRRYDLRIGNVFHAGDGNLHPVILYDEREPGQVQRAIDAGRDILKACIEMGGSLTGEHGIGVEKIGEMPLLFSPDDLRVMTELRHVFDPMNRSNPGKVIPEAGACVEVSTPRRQVPI; encoded by the coding sequence ATGAACGCAATCGATCCAACTTTGCTCGAAGAACTGCGCGCGATTCTCGGCAGCGAAGCAATCGTCTCGCGCGCAACCGAGTTGAAAGTTTACGAGTGCGATGGATGGACCGTCGAAAAAAGTTCGCCCGACGTTCTCCTGATGCCAAGCACGACCGCTCAACTCAGCGCCGTGATGGCGGCGCTCAGCCGGCGTAATGTCGCTTTCGTCCCGCGCGGCGCCGGCACCGGACTGTCCGGTGGATGCCTGCCGCTCAACGCGCCCGCGATGATCTGCACCTCGAAGATGAATCGCATCCTCGGCATCGATTACGACAATCGGCGCGTCGAAGTCGAAAGCGGCGTCGTCAATCTGCACGTCACCAACGCGGTGAAGGCGCGGGGTTACTTCTACGCGCCCGACCCGTCGTCGCAGGTTGCATGCACGATCGGCGGCAATATCGCCGAGAATTCCGGCGGTCCGCATACGCTTAAAAATGGCGTGACGACGAATCACGTGCTCGCGCTCGAACTCGTGTTGCCCGATGGCGAAATCGTCGAGCTTGGCGGACCTACCGAAGAGCGATGCGGCTACGACCTGGTCGGCGCGGTGGTCGGCGCCGAGGGCACGACGGGAATCGTCGCGCGCGCAACGCTTAGACTTACACGCGAACCGGAGAATCATCGCACGCTGCTCGCCTCGTTTCCCGACGTCGATACCGCAACGCGCGCGGTCTCGATGATCATCGCGTCAGGAATTCTGCCCGGTGCGCTCGAAATGATGGATCAACTGATCATCCGCGCGGTCGAAGATGCGTTCCACGTCGGGCTGCCTGCCGACGCAGGCGCGGTGCTGATTATCGAGCTCGACGGCCTTGAAGCGGGACTCAGCGCGAGCGCGGACGCCGTCGCCCAGATGACGCAATCGTGCGGCGCGACCTCGGTCAAGCTCGCGAGCGACGAGGCGGAGCGTGCGCTGTTGTGGAAGGCGCGCAAGCGCGCGTTCGGCGCGGTCGGGCGCCTCGCACCGAATTACGCGACGCAGGACGGAGTTGTGCCGCGCACCTGCCTGCCGCAGATTCTGCGCGTCATCACGGCGGTCAGCCGGCGCTACGATCTTCGCATTGGCAACGTGTTCCACGCCGGCGACGGCAATCTGCATCCGGTGATTTTGTACGACGAGCGCGAGCCCGGCCAGGTGCAGCGCGCGATCGACGCCGGCCGCGACATTCTAAAGGCGTGCATCGAGATGGGCGGGAGCTTGACCGGCGAGCACGGAATCGGCGTCGAGAAAATCGGCGAGATGCCGCTGCTGTTCTCTCCTGACGATCTTCGGGTGATGACGGAATTGCGCCACGTGTTTGATCCGATGAACCGTTCGAATCCGGGCAAAGTCATTCCGGAGGCAGGCGCTTGCGTCGAAGTGTCAACGCCGCGGCGCCAGGTGCCGATCTAG
- a CDS encoding FAD-binding oxidoreductase, giving the protein MSADNHFEEIAHRVESQFGADRVRVPTALEANAARVLFEPASVEEICEAVRMCESDRITLAAVGAMRTLSQIRREPVALGISLKRLARIVAYEPDDMTVVAEAGLTISNFNAVAAPSRQRLPVDPASPQLTTLGSLISASHAGPLRLSEGAARDLLIGIRFVGHGGRVIHGGGRVVKNVAGYDLMKVMGGAFGTLGIITEATFKVRPIPPEYCIAIAPYDRANDAFSAAASLNFALPMSHLEVLSPSLAARFDAPQKFLLVAGFSGTAQEISYQAEKIRELLGAAIEIIDDQPALARCETLRDLDFGLRPLAAQIATRPAGLERALAYCDAEFRAHAASGVAQIFVETAPSSVVAHKIVARWRESAHSERGHLRILAAAESIRGDLEIFDLPNEGALKLMRQLKSTFDPAGIFNPKCFVGGI; this is encoded by the coding sequence GTGTCAGCGGACAATCACTTCGAGGAAATCGCGCATCGCGTCGAGTCGCAGTTCGGCGCCGACCGCGTGCGCGTTCCGACGGCTCTGGAAGCCAACGCCGCGCGCGTCCTCTTCGAACCGGCCAGCGTCGAGGAGATTTGCGAAGCCGTGCGAATGTGCGAATCCGACCGGATTACGCTGGCGGCCGTCGGCGCGATGCGTACCTTGTCGCAAATCCGGCGCGAGCCGGTTGCGCTCGGCATCTCGCTGAAGCGACTCGCGCGAATCGTCGCCTATGAACCCGACGATATGACGGTTGTCGCAGAGGCCGGCCTCACTATCAGCAATTTCAATGCAGTCGCCGCGCCTTCACGTCAGCGTCTTCCGGTCGATCCTGCCAGTCCGCAATTGACCACGCTCGGTTCCCTGATCAGCGCGTCGCACGCCGGACCTCTGCGGCTCTCGGAAGGCGCCGCACGCGACCTGTTGATCGGGATTCGCTTCGTGGGTCACGGCGGTCGAGTGATTCATGGCGGCGGTCGCGTCGTCAAAAATGTCGCCGGTTATGATTTGATGAAGGTGATGGGCGGTGCGTTCGGCACGTTGGGAATAATCACGGAAGCGACGTTCAAGGTGCGGCCGATTCCGCCGGAGTATTGCATCGCGATCGCGCCGTACGATCGCGCGAATGACGCATTCAGCGCGGCGGCATCGCTGAATTTTGCGCTACCGATGAGCCATCTCGAAGTACTTAGTCCTTCGCTGGCCGCGCGATTCGACGCGCCGCAAAAATTCCTGCTGGTTGCTGGCTTCTCTGGAACTGCGCAGGAAATCAGCTACCAGGCAGAAAAAATTCGCGAACTGCTCGGCGCCGCGATCGAGATTATCGACGATCAACCCGCGCTCGCGCGCTGTGAAACGTTGCGCGATCTTGATTTTGGCTTGAGGCCGCTGGCGGCGCAGATTGCCACTCGCCCCGCGGGCCTCGAACGCGCGCTCGCGTATTGCGATGCGGAGTTCCGCGCGCATGCAGCCTCGGGTGTCGCGCAAATATTCGTCGAGACCGCGCCATCCTCCGTTGTGGCGCACAAGATCGTCGCTCGATGGCGCGAGAGTGCACATTCGGAACGCGGTCATCTGCGGATTCTCGCGGCGGCCGAATCGATTCGCGGCGATTTGGAAATCTTCGATCTGCCGAATGAAGGCGCGCTCAAGCTGATGCGCCAACTGAAGAGCACGTTCGATCCGGCCGGCATTTTCAATCCCAAATGCTTCGTCGGGGGAATCTGA
- a CDS encoding (Fe-S)-binding protein, which produces MEEPPTSHSQPVRDVCDYDLLFDCVHCGLCAEACPTYVATRREMDSPRGRIYLMKSLAEGKLQLDDDAVRHLDLCLGCRGCETACPSGVHYGQLIEGARAFVERNHRRGVFDRLKRSTVSAIFPYPSRMRAVLAPLIVVDRLGLRPALRAILPRSFRDWLDLLPPLGARHPLAPDLHVASADNAPTVVVHHGCVAQVLANSENLNSERMLAAAGYRVEHLEETVCCGALDLHSGNSARALEFARANVRALKGSGADAIVSAASGCSTAIAEYGELLKHDAELAADARAVAGKVKDLSTLLLAAKWTPVREFRCTVTYHDACHLAHGLGIREAPRKLLASIPGVRLVELTESDLCCGSAGSYNLTEPEMARELGRRKVDNIVATGADYVVLANPGCEFQIAAELKRRNSKTRAIHLADFLALVANNDRIR; this is translated from the coding sequence ATGGAAGAACCCCCGACTTCTCACTCGCAGCCCGTGCGGGATGTCTGCGATTACGACTTGCTATTCGACTGCGTGCACTGCGGCCTGTGCGCGGAGGCGTGCCCGACCTATGTCGCGACGCGGCGCGAGATGGATTCGCCGCGCGGCCGCATCTACCTGATGAAGTCGCTCGCCGAGGGAAAACTGCAACTCGACGACGACGCGGTGCGCCATCTCGATTTGTGCCTCGGATGCCGCGGCTGCGAAACGGCCTGTCCTTCCGGTGTTCACTACGGTCAGTTAATCGAAGGTGCGCGGGCATTCGTCGAACGCAATCATCGCCGCGGCGTTTTCGATCGATTGAAGCGGAGCACAGTCAGCGCGATATTCCCGTACCCATCGCGGATGCGCGCGGTGCTCGCGCCGCTGATAGTCGTCGATCGTCTCGGATTGAGACCGGCTCTGAGAGCCATCTTGCCGCGCTCGTTCCGCGACTGGCTCGATTTGTTGCCGCCGCTCGGCGCCCGCCATCCGCTCGCGCCTGACCTTCATGTCGCATCTGCCGATAACGCACCTACGGTCGTCGTGCATCATGGATGCGTCGCGCAGGTGCTCGCCAATTCCGAGAATTTGAATAGCGAACGGATGCTTGCGGCGGCCGGCTATCGAGTCGAGCATCTGGAAGAAACCGTATGTTGCGGTGCGCTCGATCTTCATTCGGGCAATTCTGCTCGCGCACTCGAGTTCGCGCGCGCCAATGTTCGCGCATTGAAAGGGTCGGGCGCGGACGCGATCGTCTCGGCGGCCTCGGGCTGTTCAACCGCGATCGCGGAATACGGCGAATTGCTGAAGCACGATGCCGAACTGGCCGCCGATGCGCGCGCCGTGGCCGGCAAGGTCAAAGATCTGAGCACGTTGTTGCTCGCCGCAAAGTGGACGCCGGTGCGCGAATTCAGATGCACCGTCACGTACCATGACGCCTGCCATCTCGCGCATGGACTCGGCATTCGCGAAGCTCCTCGCAAATTGCTTGCATCGATTCCCGGCGTCAGGCTCGTCGAATTGACTGAGTCCGATCTCTGTTGCGGTTCGGCGGGAAGCTACAACCTGACCGAACCCGAGATGGCGCGCGAATTGGGCCGGCGCAAAGTGGACAATATAGTTGCGACCGGCGCCGATTACGTAGTTCTCGCGAATCCAGGCTGCGAGTTTCAAATCGCCGCCGAGCTCAAACGCCGCAACTCGAAGACGCGGGCGATACATCTCGCCGATTTTCTCGCCCTGGTTGCAAACAACGATCGCATCCGATGA
- a CDS encoding 2-hydroxychromene-2-carboxylate isomerase produces the protein MNADDYSVKLYFAYTSPYSYLAIQPAYDLERSHRVRVRFIPYGVNIRKVYGPLDRADADRRKVRYLYIDARRIAKERRLIIYPPKKIYSARLAFYGGLFAEHHGKFRDYSDRVFERFWKHELDVESRDAMSAIVTDVGLDAEEFLQYADSTARADLDACFAEADRDKVFGVPTFVVDGEPFWGEDRVNWVIRKLDQMDLRR, from the coding sequence ATGAACGCCGACGATTACTCAGTCAAACTATATTTCGCGTATACCAGTCCATATAGCTATCTCGCGATTCAGCCCGCCTACGATCTGGAACGATCGCATCGCGTGCGCGTCCGCTTCATTCCGTACGGAGTGAACATCCGCAAGGTATATGGTCCGCTCGATCGCGCCGACGCCGACCGCCGCAAGGTTCGCTACCTTTATATCGACGCACGTCGAATCGCGAAAGAACGCAGATTGATCATCTATCCGCCGAAAAAGATTTACAGCGCGCGGCTCGCATTCTACGGCGGCTTGTTTGCAGAGCATCACGGAAAATTCCGCGATTACTCAGATCGCGTGTTCGAGCGATTCTGGAAACACGAACTCGATGTCGAAAGCCGCGACGCCATGTCCGCGATCGTCACCGACGTCGGTCTCGACGCCGAGGAATTTCTTCAGTATGCGGATTCGACTGCGCGCGCCGACCTGGATGCGTGCTTCGCCGAGGCCGATCGCGACAAGGTGTTCGGCGTGCCGACGTTCGTCGTCGATGGCGAGCCATTTTGGGGCGAAGATCGCGTGAATTGGGTGATTCGCAAGCTCGACCAGATGGACCTGCGGCGCTGA